The following coding sequences lie in one Lolium perenne isolate Kyuss_39 chromosome 2, Kyuss_2.0, whole genome shotgun sequence genomic window:
- the LOC127333575 gene encoding probable aquaporin PIP2-1 gives MAKDEVVESGGDFAAKDYTDPPPAPLIDAAELASWSLYRAVIAEFIATLLFLYITVATVIGYKHQTDVSVNGTDAPCGGVGILGIAWAFGGMIFVLVYCTAGISGGHINPAVTFGLFLARKVSLVRALLYMIAQCLGAMCGVGLVKAFQSAYFQRYGGGANTLAAGYSKGTGLAAEIIGTFVLVYTVFSATDPKRSARDSHVPVLAPLPIGFAVFMVHLATIPITGTGINPARSLGAATIYNNEKAWDDQWIFWVGPMVGAAIAAFYHQYILRAGAIKALGSFRSNA, from the exons ATGGCCAAGGACGAAGTGGTGGAGAGCGGCGGCGACTTCGCAGCCAAGGACTACACGGACCCGCCCCCCGCGCCGCTCATCGACGCGGCGGAGCTTGCGTCGTGGTCGCTGTACCGCGCCGTCATCGCGGAGTTCATCGCCACGCTGTTGTTCCTGTACATCACGGTGGCGACCGTGATCGGGTACAAGCACCAGACGGACGTGTCCGTGAACGGCACCGACGCACCGTGCGGTGGGGTGGGCATCCTGGGCATCGCGTGGGCCTTCGGCGGCATGATCTTCGTGCTCGTCTACTGCACTGCCGGCATCTCCGGCGGCCACATCAACCCGGCCGTCACCTTCGGCCTCTTCCTGGCCCGCAAGGTGTCCCTGGTGCGCGCGCTGCTCTACATGATCGCGCAGTGCCTGGGCGCCATGTGCGGCGTGGGGCTCGTCAAGGCCTTCCAGAGCGCCTACTTCCAGCGCTACGGAGGCGGCGCCAACACGCTCGCCGCCGGCTACTCCAAAGGCACGGGGCTCGCCGCCGAGATCATCGGCACCTTCGTGCTGGTGTACACCGTCTTCTCCGCCACCGACCCCAAGCGCAGCGCCCGTGACTCGCACGTCCCG GTGCTGGCTCCCCTCCCCATCGGCTTCGCCGTGTTCATGGTCCACCTCGCCACCATCCCCATCACCGGCACCGGCATCAACCCGGCCAGGAGCCTCGGAGCCGCCACCATCTACAACAATGAGAAAGCATGGGATGACCAG TGGATCTTCTGGGTCGGGCCAATGGTGGGAGCGGCCATCGCGGCCTTCTACCACCAGTACATCCTCAGGGCCGGCGCCATCAAGGCACTAGGCTCCTTCAGGAGCAACGCCTAA